A region from the Pungitius pungitius chromosome 16, fPunPun2.1, whole genome shotgun sequence genome encodes:
- the inpp5kb gene encoding inositol polyphosphate 5-phosphatase K isoform X2 has product MEPFADIPRVRSDSTSSSVSQGSRSKVLLRQRLSQLLTCIDDMSSDDEASEEVSRTLDEAFQLCGRFIPTDAFRLHIVTWNVATAEPPEDVTSLLQLDVQPPIDLYVIGLQEVNATPVRFISDLLVEDAWSHVFMDTLAPRGFVKVTSVRMQGLLLLVFAKQSHLPFIRNIQATYTRTGFFGYWGNKGGVTVRFSFYGHMVCFLNCHLAAHVNYALQRVDEIEYILETQDFDLPDTPHVRDHKAVFWFGDLNFRIADHGLHFLRSSINSGRLHLLWDKDQLTMMKKKEAFLQEFEEGPLNFKPTYKFDRNSETYDSSGKKRKPAWTDRILWRIKPKTLPSEDEDEKASTSSDEGLDEYPLQVTQDKYTSDMSYGASDHKPVIATFSLEVRKCFDTPLVHVSPLGVWSADQDALLQYTVQEDFMSSTWDWIGLYKVGFKTAFDYETFVWVREEELPETNEVIQLHVDKDEIPLLSGHYVLGYYSTNMQSIIALSANFQILESKRAVMEGLVPENINGLNQ; this is encoded by the exons ATGGAGCCCTTTGCAGACATTCCACGCGTGCGCTCTGACAGCACGAGCAGCTCCGTGTCTCAGGGCTCGAGGTCCAAGGTGCTCCTCCGGCAGCGCTTGTCTCAGCTGCTGACCTGCATAGACGACATGAGCTCTGATGACGAGGCCAGTGAAGAAGTGTCCCGCACGCTGGACGAAGCCTTCCAGCTCTGCGGCCGCTTCATTCCCACAGATGCATTCAG GCTGCACATAGTGACCTGGAATGTGGCAACGGCGGAGCCCCCCGAAGACGTTACCTCTTTGCTGCAGCTGGATGTCCAGCCCCCCATAGACCTCTATGTGATagg cCTGCAAGAGGTAAATGCCACTCCTGTGAGGTTCATCTCCGACCTGTTGGTGGAGGACGCCTGGAGCCACGTCTTCATGGACACACTGGCGCCCAGAGGCTTCGTCAAG GTCACATCAGTGAGGATGCAAggtttgctgctgctggttttcGCCAAACAATCACATCTCCCCTTCATCAGAAACATCCAGGCCACCTACACTCGAACGGGTTTCTTTGGTTACTGG GGTAATAAAGGAGGAGTGACCGTCCGTTTCTCCTTCTACGGCCACATGGTGTGCTTTCTAAACTGCCACCTAGCGGCCCACGTGAACTACGCCCTGCAGCGGGTGGATGAGATCGAGTACATCCTGGAGACTCAAGACTTCGACCTCCCTGACACCCCACACGTCAGGGATCACAA GGCGGTGTTCTGGTTCGGCGACCTGAACTTCCGCATTGCGGACCACGGCCTGCACTTCCTCCGCTCGTCCATTAACAGCGGGCGCCTCCATTTGCTGTGGGACAAAGACCAG CTCAccatgatgaagaagaaggaggccttCCTGCAGGAATTTGAGGAAGGGCCTTTGAACTTCAAACCCACTTACAAGTTTGACCGTAACTCTGAAACCTACGACTCCAG TGGCAAAAAGAGGAAACCGGCCTGGACAGATCGGATCCTTTGGCGCATCAAACCCAAGACCCTTCCAtcagaggatgaggatgagaaggCGTCGACTTCTTCCGATGAAGGTCTCGACGAGTATCCACTCCAGGTCACTCAGGACAAGTACACCAGCGACATGAGCTACGGAGCCAGTGACCACAAGCCTGTCATTGCAACCTTCAGTCTGGAG gtgaggAAGTGCTTTGATACACCTCTGGTGCACGTATCTCCTCTGGGTGTGTGGAGCGCCGACCAGGATGCACTTCTTCAGTACACCGTCCAGGAGGACTTCATGTCCTCCACGTGGGACTGGATCGGCCTGTACAAG GTGGGATTCAAGACTGCGTTTGATTATGAAACGTTTGTCTGGGTTAGAGAGGAGGAGTTGCCGGAGACAAATGAAGTCATCCAG CTACATGTCGATAAGGACGAGATCCCTCTGCTGAGTGGACATTACGTTTTGGGTTACTACAGTACAAACATGCAGAGCATCATCGCCCTCAGTGCTAACTTCCAG
- the inpp5kb gene encoding inositol polyphosphate 5-phosphatase K isoform X1, with the protein MEPFADIPRVRSDSTSSSVSQGSRSKVLLRQRLSQLLTCIDDMSSDDEASEEVSRTLDEAFQLCGRFIPTDAFRLHIVTWNVATAEPPEDVTSLLQLDVQPPIDLYVIGLQEVNATPVRFISDLLVEDAWSHVFMDTLAPRGFVKVTSVRMQGLLLLVFAKQSHLPFIRNIQATYTRTGFFGYWGNKGGVTVRFSFYGHMVCFLNCHLAAHVNYALQRVDEIEYILETQDFDLPDTPHVRDHKAVFWFGDLNFRIADHGLHFLRSSINSGRLHLLWDKDQLTMMKKKEAFLQEFEEGPLNFKPTYKFDRNSETYDSSPPRTWFGFTGKKRKPAWTDRILWRIKPKTLPSEDEDEKASTSSDEGLDEYPLQVTQDKYTSDMSYGASDHKPVIATFSLEVRKCFDTPLVHVSPLGVWSADQDALLQYTVQEDFMSSTWDWIGLYKVGFKTAFDYETFVWVREEELPETNEVIQLHVDKDEIPLLSGHYVLGYYSTNMQSIIALSANFQILESKRAVMEGLVPENINGLNQ; encoded by the exons ATGGAGCCCTTTGCAGACATTCCACGCGTGCGCTCTGACAGCACGAGCAGCTCCGTGTCTCAGGGCTCGAGGTCCAAGGTGCTCCTCCGGCAGCGCTTGTCTCAGCTGCTGACCTGCATAGACGACATGAGCTCTGATGACGAGGCCAGTGAAGAAGTGTCCCGCACGCTGGACGAAGCCTTCCAGCTCTGCGGCCGCTTCATTCCCACAGATGCATTCAG GCTGCACATAGTGACCTGGAATGTGGCAACGGCGGAGCCCCCCGAAGACGTTACCTCTTTGCTGCAGCTGGATGTCCAGCCCCCCATAGACCTCTATGTGATagg cCTGCAAGAGGTAAATGCCACTCCTGTGAGGTTCATCTCCGACCTGTTGGTGGAGGACGCCTGGAGCCACGTCTTCATGGACACACTGGCGCCCAGAGGCTTCGTCAAG GTCACATCAGTGAGGATGCAAggtttgctgctgctggttttcGCCAAACAATCACATCTCCCCTTCATCAGAAACATCCAGGCCACCTACACTCGAACGGGTTTCTTTGGTTACTGG GGTAATAAAGGAGGAGTGACCGTCCGTTTCTCCTTCTACGGCCACATGGTGTGCTTTCTAAACTGCCACCTAGCGGCCCACGTGAACTACGCCCTGCAGCGGGTGGATGAGATCGAGTACATCCTGGAGACTCAAGACTTCGACCTCCCTGACACCCCACACGTCAGGGATCACAA GGCGGTGTTCTGGTTCGGCGACCTGAACTTCCGCATTGCGGACCACGGCCTGCACTTCCTCCGCTCGTCCATTAACAGCGGGCGCCTCCATTTGCTGTGGGACAAAGACCAG CTCAccatgatgaagaagaaggaggccttCCTGCAGGAATTTGAGGAAGGGCCTTTGAACTTCAAACCCACTTACAAGTTTGACCGTAACTCTGAAACCTACGACTCCAG CCCTCCGAGGACATGGTTTGGTTTTAC TGGCAAAAAGAGGAAACCGGCCTGGACAGATCGGATCCTTTGGCGCATCAAACCCAAGACCCTTCCAtcagaggatgaggatgagaaggCGTCGACTTCTTCCGATGAAGGTCTCGACGAGTATCCACTCCAGGTCACTCAGGACAAGTACACCAGCGACATGAGCTACGGAGCCAGTGACCACAAGCCTGTCATTGCAACCTTCAGTCTGGAG gtgaggAAGTGCTTTGATACACCTCTGGTGCACGTATCTCCTCTGGGTGTGTGGAGCGCCGACCAGGATGCACTTCTTCAGTACACCGTCCAGGAGGACTTCATGTCCTCCACGTGGGACTGGATCGGCCTGTACAAG GTGGGATTCAAGACTGCGTTTGATTATGAAACGTTTGTCTGGGTTAGAGAGGAGGAGTTGCCGGAGACAAATGAAGTCATCCAG CTACATGTCGATAAGGACGAGATCCCTCTGCTGAGTGGACATTACGTTTTGGGTTACTACAGTACAAACATGCAGAGCATCATCGCCCTCAGTGCTAACTTCCAG